The following is a genomic window from Polaribacter atrinae.
AACATCACTATAAATATGAGGATGTCTGTGTATTAACTTGTCAGAAATTGAGTTGGCAACATCAGCAATATCAAAAGCTTTTTGTTCACTTCCAATTTTAGCATAAAAGACGATGTGCAAAAGCACATCGCCTAATTCTTTTTTTATTTCTTGTAAATCGTTATCTAAAATAGCGTCTGCCAATTCGTACGTTTCTTCAATAGTAAGATGACGTAAGCTTTCTAAGGTTTGTTTTTTATCCCACGGACATTTCTCACGAAGGTCGTCCATAATATCTAACAATCTATTAAAAGCGGCTAATTGTTCTTTTCTGCTATTCATTTTTTTAGATTTGAATACTGATTTACTATTTCTCAGTTTCTTCAGTAGCAACTTCTTCTACTTTAGGAAACTCCATACCAGCTTTTACTAAAATATTAAACCACTGAATTACTTTTTTTATGTTAGAAGCATATACTCTTTCTTCATCATAACCAGGTAATACTTCAGAGAAAAAGTTAGTTAAGTTTTTACTACTTTCTTTATGAGATATCGCTTCTTTTCCTGCTGTTTTTTCGAACATAGAAGTAAAAATGGTTAATAAAGGTACATCTTCTTCATACGTGTAAATTGCTATGTTTTCTAACAAACTTACGTTTTGAGCAGCGTTAATTGCTACACGTTTTTTTTCTACTAGAGATTCTGCAATTACTGCATTTTTAGATTGTGAGATTACTTGAAATAATCCTGGTTTACCTGTTACGGCAATAATTTTGTTAAATTCCATCTTGTATGTTATATTAAATATCTTTTCGATTTAGTTCGAACAGACATGGTTGTATATTATTTACCTTTTTTTGCATTAGGAAAACGCATTCTGTAATCTGCATTAATCTTTCCTTTAGAAATTTTCTCTAATTTCTTTGCAATCAATCTTTTTTTAAGAGTAGACAGTTTATCTGTAAATAAAACGCCATCTATATGATCGTATTCATGTTGAAAAACTCTAGCTGCTAAACCATCTAAGGTTTCTGTATGCGTTTTAAAATCTTCATCTTGGTATTCAATAGTAATTTCTGGCTGACGAAAAACATCTTCTCTTACATCTGGTATGCTTAAACATCCTTCGTTAAAAGCCCATTCATCACCTTCTTCTTTCAAAATTTTTGCATTGATAAAAACTTTATTGAAGTTTTTTAAAGCTTCTCTATCTTTTTCAGATAAATCTTCGTCTTCAGCAAAAGGAGAAGCATCAATAATAAATAAACGTATTGCTTTACCAATTTGAGGAGCTGCCAAACCAACACCAGAAGCATTGTACATGGTCTCCTTCATGTTAGAAATTAATTTCTCTAAATTAGGGTAATCTGCATCTATCTCAGTTCCTACTTTACGTAAAACAGGATCTCCGTAAGCAACTATTGGTAAAATCATTTCTTTTTTTTTTAAGATTGGCAAAAATACAATTTAGAATTACGAATTACGAATTTTTTGAAATTGGATTTCTTTTTTTTTTTGAAGTTTTGTTTTAAACAGTTTTGTCTTTTTTAGAATAAAATAAATTATACGTAAAAAATAGCTGAAAAGCATGCCTTATTTAAAAGTGTATTTCTCATTCTTCGGATGTGTAAACTGTTTGTTATAAGTTGCTTAATTGATGTTGTAATATCTGAATCAATTTAACAGTTAAGCATTGATTTTATTTATTATATAAATAAGACTGTAAAATAATGGTAGCACTAATTTCATCAATTAAAGCTTTGTTTCTACGTTGCTTTTTATTTAAACCACCATCTATCATGGTTTGAAAAGCCATTTTAGAAGTAAAACGTTCATCAATTCTTAACAAAGGAATTTGAGGTATTTGTTTTTCAAGTTTTTTTAGAAGTGGTAATATCAAGGCTTCACTTTCACTATCGGTATTATTCATTTGTTTCGGTTTTCCTACTATAAAAAGTTCTACCTCATTTTCTGAAATATATTTTTTTAAAAATGAAATTAAATCTTCTGTATTTACGGTTGTTAAACCAGAGGCAATAATTTGTAGTTCGTCTGTAACTGCAATACCTGTTCTTTTTTTACCAAAATCGATGGCTAGAATTTTACCCAAATTAAAAGTTTTTTTGCAAAAATAAAAGTTATAAAATAATAACTGCTGTTTAATTGAAATATTATCAATTAGTTAACACTTTTTTTTAAAAAGATTGAATAATTGTATTTTAAACAAGATGTAATAATCTGTTTAAAAAACGTATATTCGTCCACGTTTTTGTGGATAGATTTATATTTGCGCAAATATACATATTACGATGAAAGAAATTAGAGAAATCATAGAGTCAGCTTGGGAAAACCGCGAGTTGTTAAAAGAAGAAAATACAATTAACACAATTAGAAAAGTTGTTGATTTATTAGATAAAGGAGCTTTAAGAGTTGCAGAACCTATAGATGGTGGATGGCAAGTAAATGAATGGGTGAAAAAAGCAGTAGTTTTATATTTCCCTATTCAGAAAATGGAAACTTTAGAAGCAGGTATTTTCGAATATCACGACAAAATGCCATTAAAAACAGATTATGCAGCGCAAGGAGTTCGTGTAGTTCCTGGAGCGTCTGCTCGTAAAGGA
Proteins encoded in this region:
- a CDS encoding DUF5606 domain-containing protein, which gives rise to MEFNKIIAVTGKPGLFQVISQSKNAVIAESLVEKKRVAINAAQNVSLLENIAIYTYEEDVPLLTIFTSMFEKTAGKEAISHKESSKNLTNFFSEVLPGYDEERVYASNIKKVIQWFNILVKAGMEFPKVEEVATEETEK
- the def gene encoding peptide deformylase, whose protein sequence is MILPIVAYGDPVLRKVGTEIDADYPNLEKLISNMKETMYNASGVGLAAPQIGKAIRLFIIDASPFAEDEDLSEKDREALKNFNKVFINAKILKEEGDEWAFNEGCLSIPDVREDVFRQPEITIEYQDEDFKTHTETLDGLAARVFQHEYDHIDGVLFTDKLSTLKKRLIAKKLEKISKGKINADYRMRFPNAKKGK
- the ruvX gene encoding Holliday junction resolvase RuvX, with the translated sequence MGKILAIDFGKKRTGIAVTDELQIIASGLTTVNTEDLISFLKKYISENEVELFIVGKPKQMNNTDSESEALILPLLKKLEKQIPQIPLLRIDERFTSKMAFQTMIDGGLNKKQRRNKALIDEISATIILQSYLYNK